One Helianthus annuus cultivar XRQ/B chromosome 7, HanXRQr2.0-SUNRISE, whole genome shotgun sequence genomic region harbors:
- the LOC110887578 gene encoding LRR receptor-like serine/threonine-protein kinase EFR produces MSARWFRIAPSFLLVVVVHFTAFFILTNTETAQNSSGAVSDRLALLAIKSMIRDNPQGLMTSWNDSNTNFCQWEGVACGRRHQRVTFLDLSSGGLTGMLSPSIGNLSFLKMLLLYNNSFSGDIPPEIGRLFRLQQLGLYNNFFTGNIPITIGNCSNLQVLVLSNNNLVGKIPDAVGSLSMLEVLILHRNNLEGGIPMFIANLTLLDTLSLSNCTLGGRFPDVFHQLTNLKRLTFAGNNLVGTIPPSFYNCSSLEQVFLDNNQLTGRLPTNLGSIMPRLAVLYLSNNRLTGPLPPSLLGSPQLYDLDVEDNYLSGKLVTTFNNSCNLEFLYLDGNSFGSEEDDEMKFIDDLSSCRKLQKLYLHYNQFKGFLPESLGNLPTTLDSLSVAFNYFSGDLPSSIGNLTGLTLLDLSSNQFTGTLPVTIGNLTNLQKLDLTNNTFSGNIPGSLGNLSLMIELHLTSNDFTGTIPSSLGYCKKLIRLNLDQNNLTGEIPGQLFEISSLSISLNLGDNQLSGQLPVEVGNLKNLNEIILANNRLTGSIPSSLGSCSSLQYLDCWNSLQYAILNKGSADLFCS; encoded by the coding sequence ATGAGTGCCAGATGGTTCCGTATTGCGCCATCATTTCTCCTAGTCGTTGTGGTGCACTTTACAGCGTTTTTCATACTCACCAACACGGAGACAGCACAGAACAGCAGTGGCGCTGTTAGCGATCGTCTGGCATTGCTCGCCATCAAATCCATGATTAGAGATAACCCGCAAGGTCTCATGACCTCATGGAACGACTCCAACACTAACTTCTGCCAATGGGAGGGTGTTGCTTGCGGCCGCCGCCACCAAAGAGTCACCTTCTTGGACCTCTCATCCGGAGGCTTAACCGGTATGCTGTCTCCTTCCATCGGAAATCTAAGCTTTCTCAAGATGCTTCTGCTCTATAACAACTCGTTTTCTGGTGATATACCGCCTGAAATTGGCCGTCTCTTTAGATTACAACAACTAGGTCTTTACAACAACTTTTTCACGGGGAACATTCCAATCACCATAGGGAATTGCTCCAACCTCCAAGTTTTAGTCTTGAGTAACAATAATCTGGTAGGCAAGATCCCAGATGCGGTTGGTTCATTGTCCATGCTAGAGGTACTCATCCTTCACAGAAACAATCTAGAAGGTGGGATTCCTATGTTCATTGCGAATCTTACATTACTCGATACACTTTCTCTCAGTAATTGTACACTTGGTGGACGTTTTCCCGACGTGTTCCACCAGCTGACTAACTTGAAAAGGCTTACTTTTGCTGGAAACAACCTTGTTGGTACCATCCCACCTTCTTTTTATAATTGTTCATCTTTAGAACAAGTATTTCTAGATAATAATCAACTCACTGGTAGACTGCCCACTAACTTAGGCTCCATAATGCCTCGCCTTGCGGTACTTTATTTGTCTAATAACCGTTTAACAGGGCCCCTTCCACCATCCCTTCTTGGTTCTCCACAACTATATGACCTTGATGTAGAAGACAACTATTTATCAGGAAAACTAGTAACCACTTTTAATAATTCCTGTAATTTGGAATTCTTGTATCTAGATGGAAATAGTTTTGGAAGTGAGGAAGACGATGAAATGAAGTTTATAGATGATTTATCTAGTTGCAGAAAGTTACAAAAACTATATCTCCATTACAATCAATTCAAAGGTTTCCTGCCGGAGTCTTTAGGAAATTTGCCGACTACACTAGATAGTCTGAGTGTTGCTTTTAATTATTTTTCTGGTGATCTTCCGTCATCGATTGGTAATCTTACTGGTCTAACTCTACTGGACTTGTCAAGTAATCAATTCACAGGCACACTTCCAGTGACCATTGGCAATCTTACAAATCTACAGAAGCTGGATCTTACGAATAATACTTTCTCAGGGAATATTCCGGGTTCTTTAGGGAATCTATCATTGATGATTGAACTCCACCTGACTTCAAATGATTTTACCGGTACCATACCATCAAGTTTAGGTTACTGTAAAAAGTTGATAAGGTTAAACCTTGATCAAAATAACCTTACCGGAGAGATACCTGGGCAACTATTTGAAATATCGTCACTGTCGATTAGCCTGAATTTGGGTGATAACCAATTATCAGGACAACTTCCCGTAGAGGTAGGCAATCTTAAGAACTTAAATGAAATTATTCTGGCAAATAATCGACTAACCGGCAGCATTCCAAGCAGTCTCGGCAGCTGCAGCAGCCTTCAGTATCTTGACTGTTGGAATTCCTTGCAGTATGCGATATTGAATAAGGGTTCTGCAGATCTCTTTTGTTCATAA
- the LOC110887579 gene encoding probable LRR receptor-like serine/threonine-protein kinase At3g47570, which translates to MVLFFACYPWKKKVEDGPQKTASWEYLSQVSYYTLNNATNGFSTENLIGEGSFSSVYKGNLDTDGANIVAIKVLNLHHRGGSKSFVSECEALRNTQHRNLAKVITCCSGIDFQANDFKAIVYEFMPNGSVDRWLHNPQSELHQLSLIQRVCIVLDVAYALDYLHHHAGTTIVHCDLKPSNILLDEDMVAHVGDFGLSKILQSEYQHRYNSSSTGVRGTIGYAAPEYGVGSIVSRNADMYSFGIMLLEMMTCKKPTDIMFGEELSLHSYAEKAMGDGALEIVDPVLLKDDKTIGPTTNKEEITGYMNHERCLRLLLEVGVSCSMESPQNRMDTASVIQKLQLIKNAILGNSTL; encoded by the exons ATGGTGTTGTTTTTTGCATGTTATCCGtggaaaaagaaagttgaagacGGTCCACAAAAGACTGCCTCATGGGAGTACCTAAGTCAGGTTTCTTATTATACGCTCAACAATGCAACCAATGGGTTTTCCACTGAAAACTTAATCGGTGAGGGGAGCTTTTCATCTGTATATAAAGGGAACCTTGATACGGACGGTGCGAATATTGTTGCTATCAAAGTACTAAACCTCCATCATCGAGGTGGTTCCAAGAGCTTCGTTTCCGAATGTGAGGCACTGAGAAATACTCAACATAGAAACCTAGCAAAAGTCATAACTTGTTGCAGTGGCATTGACTTCCAAGCCAACGATTTCAAAGCCATAGTTTATGAATTCATGCCAAACGGAAGTGTAGACAGATGGTTACATAACCCCCAAAGTGAACTCCATCAACTCAGTCTGATTCAGAGGGTGTGTATCGTGCTGGACGTAGCATATGCGCTTGATTATCTTCATCATCATGCTGGAACGACTATTGTGCACTGTGATTTGAAGCCAAGCAACATTCTTCTCGATGAAGATATGGTTGCACATGTTGGAGACTTCGGGCTTTCAAAGATTCTTCAATCTGAGTACCAACATAGATATAATAGCAGCTCAACTGGAGTTAGAGGAACCATTGGGTACGCAGCTCCAG AATATGGGGTTGGGAGCATAGTGTCAAGAAATGCAGATATGTACAGTTTTGGGATAATGTTGCTGGAGATGATGACATGTAAGAAGCCTACGGACATCATGTTTGGAGAAGAGCTCAGCCTACACAGCTATGCTGAGAAAGCCATGGGTGATGGTGCACTGGAGATCGTTGATCCAGTGCTTCTGAAAGATGACAAGACGATTGGACCGACGACCAACAAGGAAGAAATAACAGGTTACATGAATCATGAAAGGTGTTTGCGTTTGTTACTGGAAGTTGGTGTGTCATGTTCCATGGAATCGCCACAAAACAGAATGGACACGGCTAGTGTTATCCAAAAGCTCCAATTGATAAAGAATGCCATTTTAGGGAATTCTACCCTTTAG
- the LOC110889242 gene encoding c-Myc-binding protein homolog isoform X2: MEKEAKKEAFRKYLESSGVLDALTKVLVALYEQNDKPSSAVEFVQQKLGGPSLSEYEKLQAEMSDLQIRYNELLAVHQEKCSQLEELKNTQTVASSKEDVEVEPPKENL; encoded by the exons ATG GAGAAAGAAGCAAAGAAGGAAGCTTTTAGGAAGTATTTAGAGTCTAGTGGAGTTCTCGATGCTTTGACTAAAG TTCTTGTGGCACTATATGAACAGAATGACAAGCCTTCCTCAGCTGTTGA GTTTGTCCAGCAAAAACTAGGCGGGCCTAGCTTATCCGAGTATGAAAAGCTACAAGCTGAGATGTCTGATTTGCAAATTAGATACAATGAGCTTTTGGCAGTTCATCAAGAAAAATGTAGCCAG CTTGAGGAATTAAAAAACACACAAACAGTGGCATCTTCCAAAGAGGATGTTGAAGTGGAACCACCTAAAGAAAATCTATGA
- the LOC110889242 gene encoding c-Myc-binding protein homolog isoform X1, with protein sequence MFDAGKDEKEAKKEAFRKYLESSGVLDALTKVLVALYEQNDKPSSAVEFVQQKLGGPSLSEYEKLQAEMSDLQIRYNELLAVHQEKCSQLEELKNTQTVASSKEDVEVEPPKENL encoded by the exons ATGTTTGATGCTGGAAAAGAT GAGAAAGAAGCAAAGAAGGAAGCTTTTAGGAAGTATTTAGAGTCTAGTGGAGTTCTCGATGCTTTGACTAAAG TTCTTGTGGCACTATATGAACAGAATGACAAGCCTTCCTCAGCTGTTGA GTTTGTCCAGCAAAAACTAGGCGGGCCTAGCTTATCCGAGTATGAAAAGCTACAAGCTGAGATGTCTGATTTGCAAATTAGATACAATGAGCTTTTGGCAGTTCATCAAGAAAAATGTAGCCAG CTTGAGGAATTAAAAAACACACAAACAGTGGCATCTTCCAAAGAGGATGTTGAAGTGGAACCACCTAAAGAAAATCTATGA